Part of the Nitrospira sp. genome, GAGATTTTTACAGGAGGCAGGTACGGGTATGTCGAAGTCGATCGTGAACGCATTCGTGGTGTCACTGTTATGCAGTTGGGGCGCCTTGACGGGCAACGCATTCGCACAGTCGCTGCCCACCGGCGTGCCGCTGGGCGGAATTCCCTCCCCCGTATTTTCTTCGCAAGCATCCGGAACCGAGGCCGGGGTTGCTCCGGATCCGCTGTGGACCGACGCCCTCTGGCATGCGGATGAGAAGGGCATCAACCGCTTTTTTCCGCAGGACGGATTCCTCCGCGTGCGCGGCTGGGTGGACGGCGGGTATACGTATAACGCAAGCAACCCGCGCAGCAACTTCAGCGGACCTTACAACGCCATCGACCGTGACATTCCGGTCCTCAACCAGTTGTACATGATTGTCGAAAAACCGCTGACCGCCTCGGGCAGCAATTGGGGCATCGGCGGGCGCTTGGATTTCATGTACGGCTACGATTACTTTTTGACGCAGAGCAATGGAGTCGAGCGGCGGGAGAACGGCGCGCAGCGCTGGAACGCGCAGGGGCAGCACTACGGGCTGGCGATGCCGCAGGCCTATGCTGAAATCGGAAACCAGACGTTCTCGGTGAAGGTCGGCCACTTCTATACGATCATCGGCTACGAAGGTGTGCCGTCCATCAACAACTTCTTCTACTCCAAATCCTTTGCCTACCAATTCGCCGGCCCCTTCACCCACTGGGGCGGACTGGCCACCTGGCATGTGAACGATCGCGTGACGCTGCAAGGCGGCCTGGTGAACGGCTGGGATTCGCTGGACCGGACGAAGGACAGCACCACGGGTCTGGCCAGCATCAAGTACACCGCGCCGGAGAACCTCTGGTCGCTCTCATTCTCCATGGTCACGGGCAACGAACCCAGCGCCGTGGCCACACAATTTGAAACCCGCACGCGATACAGCCTGATCTTCACGGCACATCCGGCCGAGCGATGGGAATACGTCTTCCACCATCACTATGCCTATCAAAACCAGGGCAAGGTCGACGGCGGCACCGCGCGCTGGTACGGCATCGACAACTATCTCTACTATGCGCTCACCGATCAATGGCGGGCGGGTCTGCGCTTCGAGTGGATGCGCGACGAAGCCGGCACCAGGGTCGGCGGCAACCCGGTGCGCGACAACCCGAACCTCGGGCCGTTTGCCGGGTCCTTCTATTCGCTCAGCGCCGGCCTCAACTACCGGCCCCATCCCAATGTGTTGATCCGTCCGGAGGTGCGCGCCGACTGGTTCGACGGGCAGCGCTCGCCATACAACGACGGCCTGAACAAGAATCAAGTCCTGGCCGCCATCAACGGCACGCTGCAGTTTTAGCGCGAGATGGAACGGAGCAGGCGGGTCGGAGATTACCGGCCTGCCTGCCCGGCAGGCAGCAAGCCCAATGCAATGAATCGCTCCCGAATGACCGACAGGATGTGGTGCCGAAGTTCGGTCCGGTATGGCGCGAGGGAGGGATCACCGAGATACCGGTCCACCGTGCGAGGCAGCTTCTTCCACCAGGTACGGGCCGCCTCCCGCGCCTGCTGAGCTCCGGTCTCCCCGCCCGCCAGAATCACCCTCAATTCCTTCTCGAAGAATCCGACATGCACCTGTTCGTCTTCGAGGATGTCCGCCAGGTCCGGCCGCACCGTCGCGAGGAGCGTCGCGAATTCCAGTCCGAGCGCCTCATACCCGAACAACAATACCGCCAGCATTTCCCACTGCGACGGCACAGTCGGCAGAGTCGGTGCCCGCTGCGAAGTGGTACCCAGCATCCCTTCGAATTGCCGCAGGTGATCCTGCTCGTCGGTCTCGTGGCGCTGGAGAAACGTCTGGACGTGGCGTGGAAGATTCTGCGTCTGAGCAGCCCGCACCGCCCAGAGCGCCATGGCTTCGGCGCGCAAAAACCGTTCGAGCAAGGCTCTTTCACAGGTCTGAGGCAGAACCATCATCGCACTATCAATCCTCACTCGGCGGGACGATCGGACCGGCCCACTCGCCCTTCGTCAGTCCGACTTCCTGCGAGGCCCCATCGGGCCATTGGAAATACCCCACCGCATCGACATAGAGGATCAGCGGGTCCATGTCCTCTCCCAGCCCGCGCCACCAATACCACCCGGCCTTGGCCGGTTTGTCGCTTGTCCATACTAAGCTCGTCATGATCCTCCCGTGCATCCTATTTCGTCGAAGATAAGAGCGTATGCCAGTGGCTTATCCCCTATGGCCGGACGAACAATACGCTCACTGCTCCGGCGATAGGCGATTCGCTCCGGCCCCTATCCCAATCACTATAGGCCATGTGCTATAGGCTATAGCCTCTTCAGGAGACGCACCCTACCATGGTCCAATTACCAATAGAAGAGGCGATCCCGGCGCTGCGCCAAACCCTGGCAACCGGACGCGCGGCCTTGCTGACGGCGCAACCGGGCGCAGGAAAAACCACACGTGTCCCGCTGGCCCTGCTGCATGAACCCTGGTTGGCCGGACAGAAACTGGTGCTGCTCGAACCCCGGCGATTGGCCGCCCGCGCGGCCGCAACTTACATGGCTGCCATGCTGGGTGAGCCCGTCGGCAAAACGGTCGGGTACCGCATCCGCCACGACACCAGGGTCGGGCAGGATACGCGGATCGAAGTCGTCACCGAAGGGATTCTCACCAGGCTGCTGCAGCACGACCCGTCACTCGCCGGATACGGCCTCGTCATCTTCGACGAGTTTCACGAACGCAGCCTGCAGGCTGATCTTGGCGTGGCCTTCGCCAGGGAATCACAACGTCTGTTCCGGCCGGACCTGCGTCTGCTTGTCATGTCGGCGACGCTCGACTGCGCAGCAGTCACGCGCCTCCTGCATGATGCCGCCACCATTTCCTGCGAGGGTCGCCTCTTCCCGGTCACCACGCAGTATCTCGACCGGCCGATTGAAGGGCATCTGGAACCGGCAGTGGTCCGGAGCATTCGCCAGGCATTGGCTCGTGACGAGGGCAGTCTGTTGGTGTTTCTTCCCGGCATGGCCGAGATCCGGCGCGTCGAGCGGCAACTTGTCGAGGCCTCCCTCGGCCCGGATATGCTCATCGCCCCGATGCATGGTGAACTCCCGCAGAGTGAACAGGAACAGGCGATTCTCCCCGCGCCGACAGGGCGACGGAAAATCGTCCTCGCGACCTCGATCGCAGAAACCAGTTTGACCATCGAGGGTGTGCGGGTCGTCATCGATGCAGGTCTGATGCGGGTTCCGCGCTTCGATCCCCGCTCGGGCCTCACCAGGCTCGATACCATTCGTGTGACCCAGGACGCAGCCGATCAACGACGCGGTCGCGCGGGCCGATTGGAACCGGGCACCTGTTATCGCCTCTGGACGACGGCGGAGCAGCAAGCGCTCCTCCCTCGCCGCCCTCCGGAAATCCTGGAGGCGGACCTGGCCCCCCTGGCGCTGGATCTCGCGGAATGGGGTGTGATTGAAACAAGCGAACTGTCCTGGCTCGACCCGCCGCCGGCAGGGGCGTTGGCCCAGGCCCGTGAACTTCTGCGAGAGCTCGGAGCGCTCGATGCGCGAGGAGCCCTGACCGCACACGGCCGCCGGCTGGCCCACGTCACTGTTCATCCAAGACTGGCCCACATGATGGTGACCGCCGTGCCGATCGGCCTGGGAACTCACGCCTGCGACCTGGCGGCGCTGCTGAGCGAACGTGACATTCTGCAAGGGGGACCGGGTTGGCGAAATGCCGACCTGCGCATCCGAGTTGAAGCCTTGCACGGCGCCAGAGACCATCTTGCCGGTGCAACGATCAATCGTGCCGGTTGCGAACGGGTGCGGCGGGCATCGGAGCAGTGGCGGCGACAGCTCCAACTTGGCGGCTCATCCGGCGATGGTACCGAACACACCGGCACACTACTCGCTCTCGCCTATCCCGACCGCATTGCGCAACGGATCGCAGGCAGCGAGGGTCGCTATCGTTTGGCCAACGGACGAGGCGCGGCATTCCACACCGTACAAGGTCTCTCTCAAGAAGAGTATCTGGTGGTGGCACAACTCGACGGCACCGGTGACTGGGCGCGTATTCTCCTAGCCTCGCCGGTTGGATTGCCGGATCTACGGCACCATTGCGCCGGGCAGATCAACACCGTCGATGTCCTGGAGTGGGACGACCGGTTGGAATCCGTCCGCGCCAGACGGCAGCGCCGGTTGGGGCAACTCATCCTCGATGATCGGGCCACCCACGACCCGGACCCGACTCAAGTCACCGCCGCCTTACTGTTCGGCATCCGTCGGGCGGGGATCACCTGTCTGCCCTGGACCAAAGATCTGCAACAGTGGCGCGCACGCGTCGGGTTTCTCCATCGCATCGACTCCACTTGGCCGGACCTGTCAGACGACGCGCTCACAAACAACCTCGACGCGTGGCTGGGGCCATTTGTCAGCGGCCTCACAAGCCTCGCGCAGGTTCGTCGCATCGATCTCCAACCGCCGCTCGAAAGCCTCCTCACATGGCAGCAGCGGCAGGAGCTTCCCAGGCTCGTGCCCACACACCTCACCGTGCCGAGTGGTTCCCATGTGAAGCTGGATTACGATCAGAACGAGACGCCAGTGCTGGCCGTGCGACTCCAGGAGATGTTCGGCTGTCAGGAGACACCGCGCATCGCGGGTGGAAGGGTGCCGGTGATGGTGCATCTGCTCTCCCCGGCGGGACGGCCTGTGCAGGTCACGAAAGACCTGGCCAGTTTTTGGCGCTCGGCGTATCAAGAGGTGAAGAAAGAATTGCGAGGCCGCTACCCACGCCACCACTGGCCGGATGATCCACTCACCGCACCACCGACGAACCGCACGAAACGCCGTACCTAGGACTTGCCCGACCGTGCACCTTCGGCCGGCGCTTGCTAATCTTCCACAATTGCAGCATTCTACGCGCAACCTGTTCCTTGCTTGCGACCCACGAGATGCCGATGGACCATTTCGCGATCATCACCGCCTTCGGACAAGACCGCCCCGGTATCGTCGCCTTGATGGCCGATAGCCTCTACCAGCTCGGCTGTAATATCGAAGACACCTGCATGACCCGGCTACGCGGCGAGTTCACCATGATGCTCATGGTGCGCCTGCCGGAAGGCATCGCCGCCGAAGATCTTGGCCAACGCCTGACGCCCTATACGACGCCACTGGACCTTGCCGTCTTATGCAGAGCGATGCCGGACCAGGCAGCCACCAGACAGACAGCCCTGGAAACCCCGACGTTCATGTTGTCGGTTTACGGGGCCGACCATCCGGGCATCGTGGCGCAAGTGGCCCGCACCGTCGCCCAGCACCAAGGCAACATTACCGACATGAATACCCGCGTGGTCGGATCGGGAGAGCGTCCCATCTATGTCATGGTCCTGGAGGTTCAATTGCAGGAAGCCGGGCAAGCCGACCAGCTCAGACAGGCCCTGGAACAATTGAAGCCGCTGCTGGGCGTCGATCTGACGTTCCGACCGCTTGAAAGTGTCACCTTCTGATCGTGGCTATCCGTCCGATTCTGCAGTATCCCCACCAGGCACTCAAATCCGCGAACGCCCCCGTCGTCCCCTCCGATCCCGCCGTGCAAGCGGTGGTTCAAGATATGCTGGATACGCTCGCCGCGTCACCCGGTGTCGCACTGGCAGCGCCCCAGATCGGACAGGCGGTGCAGGTGATCGTCGTCGATGTGTCGCGTAAGAAAGGCGAGCGGGGCCATGGATTGGTCGTGCTGTTGAACCCGGTCATTCTCTCGCTGGAAGGAAAAAAGACCGTGCGGGAAGGCTGCCTGAGCGTGCCGGACTATACGGGGAATGTGCTGCGCTACGAAGAGGCGCTGGTGGAGGGGGTGACGCCGGACGGACGGGTCGTCACGGTGAGTGCGTCAGGATTCGAAGCGCTCGCCTTTCAGCATGAAGTGGACCATCTGAACGGCCTGCTCTTCCTCGACCGCATCCAGTCGCTCAGCACCGATCTCTTCAGACGAAAAAAATAACGTCCGACACCGACGAATTATTTTCTCGGCCGCCATCCCTTGAGACGTGCCGCAATGGCTTCATGTTGTTCGGCGGTGAGCATCGCGGCCAATGCGTCACGGCGGAGTCTGGCACGGCTGCTGTCCTGACGACTCGCGAGGGAATACCAGAAGAACGCCTCCAGCACATCTTGCGTCACCCCCTGCCCCTGCTCATACAACATGCCCATGTCCCGTTGCGCCAAGACGTGGCCCTGGTCGGCCGCCAGCTGCAGCCACCGCACCGCCTCGGCCTCATCGGTTTCCCCGAGACTGCCCGTGAGCAAGGCCTGCCCCAACATCCATTGCGCGTTCGCATCGCCCTGGCCGGCGAGCGCCTGCAGCTGATGCTGGGAGGACGGGTCGGCCAAGGCCGACGATACCGGACAGGACAACAGCACCATCATCGCCGCCGACAGCCATCGCCATCCGAAATGATTCGTGACCGGCACTCTCCGTCCGCTCAAGCCCGTCTCCCGTCTGCGAGTCTATTCAATGGTCGGCCAACAACGCCTCGGCGGCTTTTCGCCCGGACAGCAGCGCCCCATCCAACGTCCCGGTCTCGCAATAGTCACCGCATTGATACAACCCCGGTCTCACGCGCGGCGACGCGTTCGACGCCTGCGCCGTGAGCCCCTCAATCGGCGGCAGCGCTCTCTTGATGTGATCGGTCCGCAAATGTCGCCAGGCACTCACCTCCTCACCGAACCACTCGCGCAACTGTCGGCGCACTGCCTGTTGGAGATCATCGCCGGCGTGCGAAGGCTGCCGAGACAAACTGACCGAAACCAGCGCCCGTCCCGAGGGCGCATAACCGGAGGCGACCTCACTCAAGACACAGGCGGTGCCGACCGGCCCCTGACCCTCTCCGTTTAGCATCAACCAGGGCCCGCGGACCGGTGGAGCGGGCGCGTCGAAATACAGGCAGATCGCATCGCGTCCGGGCGCAGCGGGCCAGCTCTCGCCGCGTAACCTGGCAGCGGTGGCATCATCCGTGGCCAGGACCAGCGCATCGGCCGCGAGTCGTTCACCGGACGCCAGCACCACGGCGGCGCCGCCCAGGTGACTGACCGCGGCGTTCAAGCGGATCGACTCCGTTGGAAGAGTCGCGGCCAGCTGACTCGCAATCGCGCCCATGCCCTGTTGCGGCAGCGCGATGTCGCCGCGAGAAAACGCCGCCCAGACCCATTCAAACAGCCGGCAGGGCGTGGACAACGTCTCATCCAGAAACACGCCACTCAGAAACGGCTGGAAAAACCGCTGCTGCATGGCGGGAGAAAACCCATAGGTCTGCAAGACCTCCAGCATGGTGCGCTCGCCTCCGCCCGCCTGCCCGCAAAGCCGTCGTTGCAATGCATCCCGGCGGAGCCGGAGCACCTTAAGCTTGTCACTGAACGAGCCGATCGGGCTGGCCATCGTGGAGAAACAATCCTGCGGGCGGCGAAACGGGTCGCTGATTCGATGAAAACCTCCGGCATATCGCACCATCGCGCCGGGGTAAAACGGTTGGAGTTGCAGCGCCGCATAGTCCAACATCTTCCGGGCTTCTGGATACCCGGTCAGAAACACCTGAAACCCTCGATCGAGTTGGAATCCCTCTACCCGATCGGTCCTCACCCGCCCGCCCACGGCATCGGATGCCTCAAGCAGGCTACAGGCGAGTCCGGTCTTCGACAGATGTCGCGCACAAGCCAAGCCGGCGACACCGGCTCCGATGATGATGACACGAGGGGTAGAAGACATGACGGGCGGCATTCTAAACGCAGGTAGAACCAGACTCCAGTTTCATTAGGACGATTCTCAGCCTGTTACACCTTCTTACAGGCGATTTTCAACTCTGCCTCCCCGTCACTCCCGGCTGTCACCCGCGACCATTCCCTGGTTCCTTTCCCTGACTGCAACGGACGGCCCTTGCCCATCTGTGTCGCATAGTACCTGGTCTGCAGGGGACGGCTCTTGTGAGCGAGACAATCGATCTGCTTCTTAATACGCACGGAGCGATACGTCCCCTGCGGAATCTGCCGATCCACTTTGAAATCCTTCAGGGTCCAAAGCGTCACGGTCTTGCCGGTCGGACCGATGGTGGCCACGTCCACGTACCCGTCGTACTTGTGCGTGCCGCCGATCAGAATCCACTCCGCAGATGCCACGCTCCAAAAGAGCAGCGTTGAGACCATCACCAGCATCACGCATTTCATCATGTTTGCCCCATCACCAGCGTTCCAGGTTCACGTGTCAGAGACTTCGGATCCTCTTGTGCTAATACCCTCGCCCGCTGCTCCCGCCTCGCCCCATGCGATCAAAGGGAAGCGCGTCATACCGCTTCTTCACATCCGGGTGCTGAGCAAGATACCCTTTGACGGCGGCCTCATCGGCGAATATGTCTTTGCTTCGTTGGCGATAGGTTTCAATCGTGAGATCGTATTTGGCCAGGAGCGGCTCGAGCTTGGCATTGATCTCCGCCGTCATTTCCTCCATCCGCTCGGGCGACGGACGCTGCCCCTCTCCATAACGATCCCACCCCTGAAAGTAGCTGGTCATCAGCTCGCCGACCTCGACCCGCGCGTTCACAAACTTCTCCAACTCCGCCGGCTCGGCAGCCCAGCCGGCTCCGCCGCACAGGACCATCGCCGACAGGATGCCGCTCATCAGACGCACCGGATTGATCACCATGGTGTCCTCTCAGAGAGTGGTCCGTCTCTCGCCGCAAAGCCGCATCCATCATACCATCACAGCCATGCGACATACATCCAACTGATCACCGCCCCCACATCGATCAGGAGCCATCCGCTTCTCTTTCAGATCTCGTCAGTGTACAGTCCCCCCATGCAACGGCATCCCGACGCGGCCCTCCGCTTGACCCGACGAGCATGACCGGTAAACCACGATCCACACAACGAGACGCGATCCCTCGGGGCAAGGCTGTTCCCGCCGGCCGAAAGCCGGCGCAGAGCCAGCCCCGCGCCAATGCAAGCAGCGCGAAACGTGTGACGCTGGATCGCCTGCTCTCCAAACTCGGCATTGCCAGCCGGAGCCAGGCGCAGGAATGGATCAGGGCCGGACGAGTCCGCATCAATCAACGCCTGGTACGCATGCCGGACACCTGGATCGACTGGCCCGGCGATGCCGTCACACTCGACGATCGACCGATCCAGCAGCGCCCTCCGCAATTCATTCTCCTCCATAAACCCAAAGGTGTAGTCACGACCCATCAGGACGAGAAGGGTCGAAAGACCATCTTCGATGTACTTCCTCCTGAGTTGAAAAGCCTGCACGCAGTCGGTCGCTTGGATCAGGCGACGAGTGGTCTCCTCTTGCTCACCAACGACTCGACGCTCTCCAGCTTCCTGACCGATCCGAAACAGCAGGTGCCGCGCCTCTATCTCGTCACGGTGCGTGGTGAGGTCTCGGACGAGACAGGCCGGGCCGCGCTCGACGGGGTAGACGATCAGGGCGAGCGCTTGCACTGCGCCGCCGTCACCATCCAGAAACGCTCAGGCCGGGAATCCCATCTGGCCGTCACGTTGACCGAAGGCAAGAATCGTGAGATCCGGCGGCTCTTCAAGGCGCTGGGACATGAGGTAACCAGATTGAGGCGGATTCAATACGGCCCCTTCACCCTCGGCGATCTCCAACCGGGCGCCTGGCGAGAACTCCCGATCGACGCAGCCAGGGCGCAACTCCGGTTGCCGTCATTCAAGCCAGGGCGGACCACTCACTGAAAAGTGGGCGTCATCGCTGATTCCCTACGCTGTTTCCCTCAGGCCCGCCGTCTCCCGGCCGGAGCGAGTGAAAGAACTTGCCAACCTGCTTGCCTGTGCTATGGTGAATACAGCAGACGAAATTCCGGAGCGTGACAGACCGCATCGTCGCAAGAGTTACCCCCAGCTGTAGTCCACCACCAACAAGACTCGCAGCCACCCGATCACAGGGGAATGGTAGATCTGCGATCGCAGGCGGTCTCAATAGAGGAGCACGAGAGCAATGACCCAACTGACAAAGCGATTGGCAACCGTGGCCACCATGCTGGCGTTCGTCGCGAGCGTCGCCGGACCGGCGATGACCGCCGCGGCCACCCCGGAAAAGACACCGGTCGAGATCAAGGTTCGAGTCAGTGAAAAGGGGTTCCTGGATGAGAAGGGCCGACCCTACGGGGCGAAGCGCGCCCTGCAGGTGCCGAAAGATACGATGGTGAAGATCACCTTCGTCTTCGGTGAAGACATGACCAGCCTGGCCGTGGGAGACACGCACCAGATCACGATCCGCGCCGAAGACGGCTGGAAGCAGGAGACCGGCTCAGTCTGGGTCATGAACCGGGAATCGAGCGTGAGTTTTCTCGCCGGAGAAAAGAACCGAACCCAATATCGCGCCTACTGCATCCTCGACTGCATCGGCATGGAGCATCTCACCAACCTGCTGATCCAAGTCGTCTAACGAGACCGGTCGACCAGCCCGTGCGGCAATCCGCGGGGACATGAAAACGCTCGGCGTATGATGTCATACACCGAGCGTTTCTCTTTGTGTGCGAGCGGTCAGGCGAGAGTTGCCCGCCTGCTAGTAGCCTCGTCCGGTGCTGCCTCCTCCACCCCCACTCATCCGATTCAACGGGAGCGCCTCGTACCGGGTCTTCAGATCCGGATGCTGGGCGAGATATCCTTTCACCGCCGCGTCATCGGCGAATACGTCTTTGCTGCGCGCGCGGTAGTCCTCCAGCGTCAATCCATGCTTGGACAACAACGTGGTCAGTTTCGCGTTGATGTCGTCGCCCATCTCTTTCATTTTCTCCGGCGACGGCCGCTGACCCGATCCATACGACTCCCCACCCTTGAAATAATTCGTCATCATTTCGCCGATCTCGATGCGGGCGTTCACAAATTTCTCCACATCGGCCGGTTCCGCCGCTAGGCCATTCCCTGCGAACAGCACGAGGCCCAATGAGGCCGTAATAAAGAGACGTGTCGAAAGCGTTGTCATGATGTCCTCTCAGATGGTGAATGAAGATCCGGTCGAGCAACCATCGTCATCATACCATTCTTGCCGCCAGTTTCGAACGGAGGATTGAGCCTAGAGGTCGAGCAGGCGAACCAAATGGGCCAGAATGAGCGGACCCGCACAGACGGAGCCTCCGCTGGTCGGTTGCCTACAGCGAAACGTGCGCGATGTTACCGCGGCAGGCCTTTCAGAAAATTTCCCAGCACGGTGCGAAACTGGTCGGGGTCTTCGGCCATCATGAAATGGCCGGTATCGAATTCGACGACCTTCGCGCCGGGGATTTGCGCCTGAATGCCCTTGGCGATAGTCGGCGTGGCCACTCCGTCTTTTGCTCCGACCATAATCAGGGTCGGCACGGTGATGCGGCTGAGCTGTCCATGCACGTTGAATTGCGACATGGAAGTCAGCGCCTCCCGGATCACCGTGGCATTCCAGGTGGGGATCCGCTCAAGCAAGGGCCTGTAGGTATGAGCCGGCGCATCGGGAGGAAAACTTTCGACGATCATGTTCTTCGACACCTCCCGATAATCACGCGGCGCGCCGATGGTCGGAATGTCGTCGTCGAGAATCATCGCTCCGTCGGTTGTGGACACCAGGACCAGCGCCCGTACCCGCTCAGGATGATCCAGCGCGAGGCGCTGCAGAATCATCCCGCCCATGGACACGCCCACCCACACCGCACGGTCGATCTTGAGCGTATCGGCCAGGGTAATGAGATCCTTCGAAAACTGCTCGATCGTGAACCCGCCCGGCGGTTTCTCCGAATCGCCGTATCCACGCAGGTCCACCGCAATACCTCGGAAATCAGGCGAAAAGGCACTCACATATTGGGGAAAGATATTGCTGGTCGTCACCACGCCGTGGACAAAGATAATCGGATCGCCGCTGCCTGCCTCCAGCACGCTGAGGGTCAAGCCGTTGAGATCGATCATATGGCGTTGGAACAGATGGCCCGGGGGCATGGACTCGGCCAAGGCCTGCTGGGTGCGATTGTTACGAGCGGGCTGAGTGGGGTCCGCACAGCCGGACGCGCCGAGAACACTCAACGTGAGCAGGATCGTCATCAGCCGCATGCAACTCCCCTTTCTGCAGAGGTCACTGAATCTCCATGCAGCCTAAGCTGTCAGGCGAGCAGATGCAATGCTGAGCTGCCACCCGGTATTCTCCCTCCCACACAATTTCTTGGACTCTTCGAATTGATGATTCCCGGCACTGAGTGGCTGCCCTGCGCACAGGAACACAGGAATGCCATCCGGCCCATCGTCGGGCCCCTCAGATCGACGGCCGATAGCGCCGCGCTGGTGGGTCACGCAGACAACATGCCGACCGCGCGATCATCCGAACTTACTTGATCCGCGAGACAACCGCCCGGACCGGCGCCCATTCGATCTGCGGCTGCAGAGTGAACAGGACCTGCGCAAGACCCCGATACGCCGCCTCCAGTTCACGACAGCGCTCGACGAATCGACCGGAGGCCAGTCGAGGGAAATAGTCGCGGTGACGCTCGTAGAACAGCGCTCGCCGTCTCCAGCGATCGGCATTGACCCTGAACAACCGGGCAGCCAACCCGGAGGGACCGGTGAGTGCCAACCAGTGCCGGTTCCGTCTGAGCGGACGTTCAGCCATTGAGGTGGATGTGGTCACTGCTTTCATCGTTTCTCCTCCTTGTCTTTCGCCTGTGTCATCGCTTCGAACGACGTGACAGAGGCGGCTGTGATGACACCAGTCCCGGATTACCCCTCGCCTACTGTAGTCCCGCTACATGAGGAGATGATTAGTGCAGCATGAGAAAGACTTCATACAAGCACAGCGGGCCGGGGCCTCCGCCGCAGTAGCTCCACAATTCCGGGATTCGAAATCCTATAGGTCTATCCCTGCTGACGGCCCAGTCTCTACGGACGTGGCTGTGACAGATCCCGCGCCTGCGCTCAAACAGGGCGCAGGTCCACTGCCTGCCGCGACTGTGGGAACAAAGGCAGGCGATGGCGGATTTAGCGACAATCTCCCCGTGAAAGTCTTTCCGGACACGATCATAATGACGGTAGCGTGTGCTCCAATCCGATAGGTTCACACACTAGATGCAGGGATCCGCACAGGGAGGGAACATGGCTGAAGACCAGAGCGTTGACCTTGAAGCCTGCCTGGCTCAAGCGCGGCAGTCAGAACGTCGGCTTCGTGCACAATACGCAGTCACCCGTGTGCTGGCCGAGTCCTCAACCCTGAAAGACGCAGGCCGGGAAATCCTTCGGGCCATCGGTGAAAGCCTGGACTGGGAATTGGGCATGTTTTGGGCCGTGGACAAGCAGGCTGAGTTGCTGCGTTTCGTAGACTTGTGGCATGCGCCGCAGGTGGAGGCATCCGAGTTCATACAGGACAGCCGGGAACGGACCTTTCAACGGGGTGTGGGGCTTATCGGTCGAACCTGGGAAAGCGGAACGCCTATTTGGATTCC contains:
- a CDS encoding rRNA pseudouridine synthase gives rise to the protein MTGKPRSTQRDAIPRGKAVPAGRKPAQSQPRANASSAKRVTLDRLLSKLGIASRSQAQEWIRAGRVRINQRLVRMPDTWIDWPGDAVTLDDRPIQQRPPQFILLHKPKGVVTTHQDEKGRKTIFDVLPPELKSLHAVGRLDQATSGLLLLTNDSTLSSFLTDPKQQVPRLYLVTVRGEVSDETGRAALDGVDDQGERLHCAAVTIQKRSGRESHLAVTLTEGKNREIRRLFKALGHEVTRLRRIQYGPFTLGDLQPGAWRELPIDAARAQLRLPSFKPGRTTH
- a CDS encoding FAD-dependent oxidoreductase, with the protein product MSSTPRVIIIGAGVAGLACARHLSKTGLACSLLEASDAVGGRVRTDRVEGFQLDRGFQVFLTGYPEARKMLDYAALQLQPFYPGAMVRYAGGFHRISDPFRRPQDCFSTMASPIGSFSDKLKVLRLRRDALQRRLCGQAGGGERTMLEVLQTYGFSPAMQQRFFQPFLSGVFLDETLSTPCRLFEWVWAAFSRGDIALPQQGMGAIASQLAATLPTESIRLNAAVSHLGGAAVVLASGERLAADALVLATDDATAARLRGESWPAAPGRDAICLYFDAPAPPVRGPWLMLNGEGQGPVGTACVLSEVASGYAPSGRALVSVSLSRQPSHAGDDLQQAVRRQLREWFGEEVSAWRHLRTDHIKRALPPIEGLTAQASNASPRVRPGLYQCGDYCETGTLDGALLSGRKAAEALLADH
- a CDS encoding alpha/beta hydrolase, which produces MRLMTILLTLSVLGASGCADPTQPARNNRTQQALAESMPPGHLFQRHMIDLNGLTLSVLEAGSGDPIIFVHGVVTTSNIFPQYVSAFSPDFRGIAVDLRGYGDSEKPPGGFTIEQFSKDLITLADTLKIDRAVWVGVSMGGMILQRLALDHPERVRALVLVSTTDGAMILDDDIPTIGAPRDYREVSKNMIVESFPPDAPAHTYRPLLERIPTWNATVIREALTSMSQFNVHGQLSRITVPTLIMVGAKDGVATPTIAKGIQAQIPGAKVVEFDTGHFMMAEDPDQFRTVLGNFLKGLPR